DNA sequence from the Ruminococcus albus 7 = DSM 20455 genome:
CAGCATCCATCGGCGGCGACAAGGGCAAGTCCGAAAAGGGTGATGAGGAAAAGTCAGAGGAAGAAGCTTCTGAAAAGACCGATGATAAGTCCGGTGAGAAGGCTGCCGACAAAAAAGATGACGGCAAAAAATCGGGCGGCGTAGACCTTGCCGATCTTATGAAGCAGGCTAGTGCATTGAAAAAGTAGTTATCGGCTGCTGCGATAATAATTGGTAAGGAGTGTATTCATTATGAGCGAACTGATAATAACCAGACCTGACAAGTGCGTGGGCTGTAATTCATGCGTAAGATCATGTCCTGCACCTGAGGCAAATATAACCAAGATGCTGGAGGGCGGCAAGTTTGTAACTACCGTCAATCCTGACCGCTGCATAGGGTGCGGATCATGCGTAAAAAGCTGTAACCACGGTGCCAGAGATTATATCGACGACACTGAGGAGTGCATGACAAGGATGAAGAGGGAAAAGATAATCATACTGGCTGATCCCTCTATCAAGACAGGATTCCCTACGAAGTGGAAGGGTATACTCGACTGGTTCCGTAAGCAGGGCTGCATGATATACGATGCATCCTTCGGTGCGGATATCTGCACATGGGCTCACCTGAGAGCAATAGAGCAGAAAAAGGTCGGCAATATAATAACACAGCCCTGTGCTGCCATAGTAAAGTATGTAGAGACATATCAGCCCAAGCTGCTGGCTAACCTGTCTCCCATACACAGCCCTGTTTCCTGCAGTGCTGTATACATCAAGAAGTATCTGAACAGGAATAACCCCATAGCAGTGCTGTCTTCCTGCATAGCTAAGAAATTCGAGGCTGAGGAAACAGGTCTTATTGATTTCAATGTAACTTTCAAAAAGCTGAATGATTACTTTGAGAGAAACGGTATAACCATACCCGTATCCAGCACTGAGGATTATGAATACAAATTCGATGACCAGCAGGGTCAGGTGGGCGCTATATACTCACGTCCCGGCGGACTGAGAGATAATATCTGGCTGCACAACCAGGATATAAACATCACAACATCCGAGGGTGCACAGAAGGTGTTCCCCGAGCTTGATATGTATGCTGAGATGCCTGACTTCAAGCACCCTGAGATATTTGATGTGCTTTCATGTGAATTCGGCTGCAACCTGGGACCCGGCGCAAGCACGAACCAGACAATGTTCGATGTTATGCTGACCATGAAGGAAGTTGAGAATGAGGCTAAGAGCCGCCGTAAATCAGGATTTATGGGCAGAGGCGACGACAAGATGCTCAAGAAGTTCGATGATGAACTGAAGCTCAATGACTTCCTCAGAAACTACAAGCCCGTTACTCCTACACCCGTACCTACGGAAAGACAGCTGGATCCTATATACGAAAGCATGGGCAAGCATACCGAGGATGACAAGAAGTACGATTGTCATGCCTGCGGACACAGATCATGCCGCGATATGGCTATAGCTATATACAGAGGTCTGAATACACCTGATAACTGCGTGGTACACGCAAAGACTGTCATGGTGGCAAGACACAGCGAACTGGCTGAACAGCATGAGAAGCTGGCAGAGATCACCTATGAATGTCTGGAACTTTCGGATAAGCTGAAAGCGGATGTTGACAATATACTCAAGAATATGGAGACTATCGGTGATTCTACTGCGAAGACCAGTGAGAGAGCCGATGTTGTAAGGAATCTGCTCACCAATGTAGTTGCATTCTGCAACGATAATCCTACTATGGATTCGGGCAGTGTCAGCCAGCTGATAAACATACTCGAAACTACCATAGATGCTTTCAGCGCACTTGATGACAATGTTAATGTGACTAATGAGAGTTCGGGACTTATCAATAACTCCATCGGTGAGATAACCAGGCTTGTTGAGGAGATAAACAATACTCTCCACAAGGCGAGCGAAAAGAAATCATAAAATACAGCCCGTACTTCAGGGCGGAAAGGCAAGGTGAGTCATGGCTTCAAAGGTCGCGGTCATAGCGATAATCATTGAAAGAGGTTCTTCCGTGGAAGGCATAAACGGTCTTCTGCATGAGTACAGCGAATACGTTGTGGGAAGAATGGGTGTTCCTTACAGGAACAAGGGTATAAACATAATCAGCGTTGCTGTCGATGCTCCCGAGGAGACGATTGACGAACTTGCACGAAAAATAAACGCACTGGAGGGCATTTCGTCGAACACGGTCTGTTCGGTAGGATGACACCGATAACGGGCGGCTAAGACCTGCAATACTGCGGGACTTGCCGCCCATTTTTACGAAATGGATGTTTGAGGCGATTTCGAAAACGTTATCTTTGTGTATCTTACGTAAATTTTGGCTTAAAGATATCATTTTTACTTGACATTATTATCAAATAGTGGTATACTGAAATAAATGTAATTGGCTTAGTTTATAATTGAAATTTCCTTTTCGGACTGTCCTGAAGTCAACGATGTGACAGGAGATCTCGGGTATATTGCTGAGATGAAGGCGGTCAACAAATAATTATGACAGGAGAGAAGTTAAATGCAATGTGAAAGATGTAATGCCGAGCTGCCCCCGAATGCCATTGAATGCCCCGAATGCGGCGCGCCTGCTCCGCAGAATATCGAAGGCTTTGATAATACCATTGAGATACAGCATATACTCAAGACAATAATGGAAAAACATGGCAGCATACTTATCAATGATCCGACACAGTTCGTTTCTACACTTAACGATTACCTTAACGGCTACGAAAAGGAACGCAGGCTCCTAGTGAATGCCATGAGGGCAGGCGTACTGAAAAATATGGTCAAGGAAGAAAAGACCAACAGGGAATACGCTCTGCTGAGTGCTAAGAGCTATATGATAAATGAACTTTTCGTATCGGAAAATGCCGCTGAGTTCGTACTTGCTTGCTTTACCTACACTCTGGGCTGGCCCTATCAGTCTTCCATGACCAAGAAAGAGGAAGAAAAGAAGGAAGATGAGCCCAAGGATGAGGAGCCTGATGAGCCCAAGCTGAAGATCGACAGCAAGATCTACAGGACATCGGATGCAGGCAGACACAGACTTGCAAGAAATATAGTTATCCCTGAGGGATTCACCAAGATAGACAGCTTCTGCTTTGACAGGTTCGGCTTTATGAGATCCATAACACTGCCTTCTACCATGATGGCGATAGGCGATTATGCTTTTGCTGAATGCAAGAACCTGAAAGGTATAGAGCTGCCGGCAGGACTTAAAGTCATAGAGCAGGGTGCTTTCAGCCAGTGCGGAAAGCTCGCTATGATAAAGATACCAAAGGGTATCCTTGAAATACCGGATAATACCTTTGAGTTCTGCTCGAACCTTACTGTTGTAGATGTGCCTAATACTGTAAGCAGTATAGGCGTTGAGGCGTTCTCGGGATGTGAAAAGCTGGAAAAGCTGTTTTTGCCTGACAGCGTCAAGTTCATTGATAAAAACGCTTTCTCGTATTGTCCGCAGCTTACGATACGCTGCTATGTCAATTCATACGTTCATAAGTATTGCCTTACTTATAATATCGACTATGAGACAGTTGCGCAGGGCGTAGGTCTGAAGCAGAAACCAATATAAGGATGAAATCGGAGGAAATATCAGATGGTTGAATTGAAGATCGGCCAGGAGGTCGAGATGGAATTCGGAGGCAGAGCAAAAGTCCTCAAGGTCATCGGCAGCGGTGGTCAGGGTATTGTTTACCTCGTGGAATTCAACTCCCAGAAATGGGCGCTCAAATGGTATGATGTTGATAAGATCAAGCGCCCCAAGGAGTTCAGACAGAACATCAAGAACAATATACAGGACGGTGCTCCCAGCAATAAGTTCCTGTGGCCAAAGTATCTGACCAAGGAGAACGACCAGGGGACCTTCGGTTATATCATGGAGCTGAAGCCCGAAAGCTTCGATTCCTTCGTGGATATACTCAATACCTATAAGCTGGTCATCGATCCGCTGACAGGCAGAGCTGCAAAGCAGCCCGTAAGGTTCACCAGCCTTTATGCCATGGTAACAGCTGTTATCAATATCGCGAATGCGTTCAGACAGCTCCACCGTGTTGGTAAGAGCTATCAGGACCTTAACGACGGTGGTTTCTTTATCAATGTCAATACCGGTGCAGTGCTCGTCTGCGACTGCGATAATATCGCACCTGACGGAAGCAACTTCGGTATAGGCGGTAAGCCGGGATATATGGCTCCCGAAGTAGTAAGAGGTATCGCTAAGCCTGATGTACAGACCGATAAGTATTCACTTGCTGTGGTACTTTTCAAGCTGCTGTTCAGAGGTGATCCTATGGAGGGTGAAAAGGTTGTCAAGGATGTATGCCTGACAGAATCCTCCGAGCTCAGACACTACGGACAGGATGCTGTGTTCGTATATGATCCCGACAATGCTACCAACAGACCTGTAAGAGGTATACATGACAATGTCATCAAGTTCTGGAGAATATACCCCAAGTACATAAGAGAAGCTTTCATACTCTCATTCACACAGGGTATAACCGATCCGAACAAGCGTATAATCGAGAATGAATGGCAGAAGCTGTTTATTCGCCTGAGAAGTGAGATAATCATGTGCGTATGCGGCAGGACGAATTTCACTTCCATGTTCTCAAAAGTTGATGAAAAGACTTTCCGCTGCCCCAAGTGCGGTGCTGAGTTCCTGACACTCGGTTTTGACAACAGGGATAACAGGATGCCTTTGTATGTCGGATGCAGATTCTACAAGTGTGAGATCGATCCTGACTGCGATGATTTCCTGACCGTGGCGGGTGAACTGGTGGAGAACAAGCTGAAACCCGGTGTGCTCGGTATAAAGAACTGTACCGAGGATACATGGCAGGCTAAGCTCCCTGACGGAAAGTACTATCCCATACAGCCCGGTAAGGGCTTCCCGATCTGGAAGGATCTTGAAGTCGACTTCGGTAAGGTCAAAGCCGGTATGTAACAAAATTTAAAGGAAAGGGCGTATAAAGATCTATGAATAATAATCTGAATTCTGATGTTAAGGAAAACACCACAGTCGACGATCTGCTGGATTTCGATGACGATGATCCCCTGGGTGCGACTGCGGTATCTAAAAAGAGCCTCGTAATATTCTTCCTGATCGATACTTCAGGAAGCATGAAGGGCAAGAAGATGGGTCAGCTCAATACCGTTATGGAGGAGCTTATACCCGAGATAAGAAAAGTCGGTGAGGCTGATACCGATGTTAAGGTAGCAGTACTGACTTTTGACACTGATGTAAAGTGGATGTACTCCGCTCCTATCTCCATTGAGGATTTTGAGTGGGCAAGACTTGGTGCACAGGGCGTTACAAGCATGGGTGCTGCATTTACCGAGCTGGCAGCCAGAATGTCAAGAAACAGCTTCCTGAATTCGCCTTCGCTGTCATTCGCACCTGTAATGTTCCTGATGACAGACGGTTATCCTTCGGATGACTACAAGTCGGGTCTGAAGGCACTGCAGACCAACAGCTGGTACAAGTTCGGTCTGAAGGCTGCACTGGGTATCGGTGATGAGGCTAACGATGAGATGCTGGCTGAATTCACAGGTTCCAAGGAAACTGTTGTTCATGCTTACACAGGCGGACAGCTGGCTTCGATGATCAAGATCATCGCGGTAACAGCTTCGCAGATAGGAAGTAAGTCGATGACGCTTTCCGATGAAACTAATGAGGAGCTCAGTGAGGAGGATGTATACGCTGCAAAGCAGAAGATGCTCGGTCAGCAGATACAGGAACTGGTAGGCGATCAGACGGACGGCAGTGACGTTCCTTACGATACGGGCTGGTAAAGCGACGGTCATCGGAAGGAGTGTAGTTTAGAAATGTCTTTTAATGGCTTTAGCCAATCTGTTATGGGTGCCAGCCATGTGGCAAAGGGTATAGTTTGCCAGGACAGCTCGGCACACAAGATAACAGACCGTTACGCTATAGCTGTGGTGGCTGACGGTCACGGAAGCAAGAAACACTTTCGCAGCAACATAGGCTCGCAGTGCGCTGTTGAGGCTACTATCGAGACTATTGAAAGGTTCTATGAGAAAGCGGACGAGTTTGAAGCTAATATGCCAAAGAACCACAAGATGATAATCAGAAATATCGAAAGGCAGATAATCGCAACATGGAACAACAAGGTGATGAAGCATCTTGAGGAACATCCTGTTACGGCTGTTGAAAAGAAGCCCTTTACTCCCGAAGAGTTTGAAAACATCAATCCCGAGCAGTACTACGGTACTACGCTTATCGCTGCTGTTGCGGGTGTGGATTTCACTTTCGGTGTACAGATAGGCGACGGCAGCTTTGTTGCGATATTTGAGGACGGCGAGGCTATAATGCCCATGGAGTATGAGGAAGCGAATCCCGCCAACATAACATCCTCTATGTGCAACGCCAATGCAGCTTCGATGTTTGAAAGTTTCTATGTAGACGACAAGCGTCTTATAGCGATGTTCTCATCTACCGACGGACTTTATACCTCCTTCGGAAGTGAGTACGACTTCAGGGATTATCATGTGATACTGGCATCTCAGCTCAGCTCGCCTGTGCTCGAGGCATCGGTAGTAAAGAATATAACAAAAAGGTCTCATTTCGGTACAGAGGATGATATATCCCTGGCTTGCGTATATGATGTTGAATTCGCGGCTGAGAAGGAACCTCTGCTGAAGGAAATGATAGACAGAAATAAGAGGCTTGCGGCTGAAAGAAAAGCAAAGCTTCATACCGCAAACTTTTGACCGGGATATCGGTTAACTAAATTATAGGTGGATACAGGAGTAATTTGAAATGGATAAGAAAAAAGAAACCAAAAATTGGATAATTGTGATCGTAGGTATAGTAGCATATCTGTTATGCAGTGTATTACAGGCAATGCTGAGCCGTAAAGGTGCGATGGCAGCACAGGAAGCTGCTAAGAAAGCAGGCGAGGCAGCAAAGGCCGCTGTACAGAGCGGAAATAACCCGATAGCCGGTGTTATATCACAGATACAGGTCGTTGTAACAGTAGTTCTCGTACTGTTTGCTCAGAAGAAGGGCTTCATAACAGCTTTGGTACTGAATTCTATAAATACATTGTACACACTGATATTCCAGATGATCATTCCTGGCAGCACAAAAGCAATGCCCGGTGTTGTAGTAACACTGATCTCTATCGGTATCGCTTCGGTCATCTATTTTTACACAAGCAAGACAGAGAACATGAACGAGGAGCTCCAGAAGAGCTATCACGAGGCTATTGAACAGAATCGTATCATAGAGGAGCAGGGCGAGACCCTCAAGCACATGGCTTACTATGACAAGCTGACAGGTATGCCCAACAGAGAGAGCTTCATGGAGAATCTTGAAAGACAGATCAGAAACAGCGGCGACTGTGTTATGATCTATATTGATCTGGACGATTTCAGACGTATAAACGATAACTTCGGTCATGCAATAGGTGATGAACTGCTGAAGCAGTATTCCGAAAAGATCAAGAACTACTGCGGCGACAAGGCATTTGCAGCAAAGATCGGCGGCGATGAGTATGGTATCGTTCTCGGCAGCGGAATGACCAATGAGGCTATATACCAGTACGCTGCAGGTATAAGTGGTATCTTCGGCGATCCTATCACTATGGGCGGTAATGTTTATACAGT
Encoded proteins:
- a CDS encoding [Fe-Fe] hydrogenase large subunit C-terminal domain-containing protein, producing the protein MSELIITRPDKCVGCNSCVRSCPAPEANITKMLEGGKFVTTVNPDRCIGCGSCVKSCNHGARDYIDDTEECMTRMKREKIIILADPSIKTGFPTKWKGILDWFRKQGCMIYDASFGADICTWAHLRAIEQKKVGNIITQPCAAIVKYVETYQPKLLANLSPIHSPVSCSAVYIKKYLNRNNPIAVLSSCIAKKFEAEETGLIDFNVTFKKLNDYFERNGITIPVSSTEDYEYKFDDQQGQVGAIYSRPGGLRDNIWLHNQDINITTSEGAQKVFPELDMYAEMPDFKHPEIFDVLSCEFGCNLGPGASTNQTMFDVMLTMKEVENEAKSRRKSGFMGRGDDKMLKKFDDELKLNDFLRNYKPVTPTPVPTERQLDPIYESMGKHTEDDKKYDCHACGHRSCRDMAIAIYRGLNTPDNCVVHAKTVMVARHSELAEQHEKLAEITYECLELSDKLKADVDNILKNMETIGDSTAKTSERADVVRNLLTNVVAFCNDNPTMDSGSVSQLINILETTIDAFSALDDNVNVTNESSGLINNSIGEITRLVEEINNTLHKASEKKS
- a CDS encoding TM1266 family iron-only hydrogenase system putative regulator, with the translated sequence MASKVAVIAIIIERGSSVEGINGLLHEYSEYVVGRMGVPYRNKGINIISVAVDAPEETIDELARKINALEGISSNTVCSVG
- a CDS encoding leucine-rich repeat domain-containing protein, with the protein product MQCERCNAELPPNAIECPECGAPAPQNIEGFDNTIEIQHILKTIMEKHGSILINDPTQFVSTLNDYLNGYEKERRLLVNAMRAGVLKNMVKEEKTNREYALLSAKSYMINELFVSENAAEFVLACFTYTLGWPYQSSMTKKEEEKKEDEPKDEEPDEPKLKIDSKIYRTSDAGRHRLARNIVIPEGFTKIDSFCFDRFGFMRSITLPSTMMAIGDYAFAECKNLKGIELPAGLKVIEQGAFSQCGKLAMIKIPKGILEIPDNTFEFCSNLTVVDVPNTVSSIGVEAFSGCEKLEKLFLPDSVKFIDKNAFSYCPQLTIRCYVNSYVHKYCLTYNIDYETVAQGVGLKQKPI
- a CDS encoding serine/threonine protein kinase, giving the protein MVELKIGQEVEMEFGGRAKVLKVIGSGGQGIVYLVEFNSQKWALKWYDVDKIKRPKEFRQNIKNNIQDGAPSNKFLWPKYLTKENDQGTFGYIMELKPESFDSFVDILNTYKLVIDPLTGRAAKQPVRFTSLYAMVTAVINIANAFRQLHRVGKSYQDLNDGGFFINVNTGAVLVCDCDNIAPDGSNFGIGGKPGYMAPEVVRGIAKPDVQTDKYSLAVVLFKLLFRGDPMEGEKVVKDVCLTESSELRHYGQDAVFVYDPDNATNRPVRGIHDNVIKFWRIYPKYIREAFILSFTQGITDPNKRIIENEWQKLFIRLRSEIIMCVCGRTNFTSMFSKVDEKTFRCPKCGAEFLTLGFDNRDNRMPLYVGCRFYKCEIDPDCDDFLTVAGELVENKLKPGVLGIKNCTEDTWQAKLPDGKYYPIQPGKGFPIWKDLEVDFGKVKAGM
- a CDS encoding vWA domain-containing protein; this translates as MNNNLNSDVKENTTVDDLLDFDDDDPLGATAVSKKSLVIFFLIDTSGSMKGKKMGQLNTVMEELIPEIRKVGEADTDVKVAVLTFDTDVKWMYSAPISIEDFEWARLGAQGVTSMGAAFTELAARMSRNSFLNSPSLSFAPVMFLMTDGYPSDDYKSGLKALQTNSWYKFGLKAALGIGDEANDEMLAEFTGSKETVVHAYTGGQLASMIKIIAVTASQIGSKSMTLSDETNEELSEEDVYAAKQKMLGQQIQELVGDQTDGSDVPYDTGW
- a CDS encoding PP2C family serine/threonine-protein phosphatase, with amino-acid sequence MSFNGFSQSVMGASHVAKGIVCQDSSAHKITDRYAIAVVADGHGSKKHFRSNIGSQCAVEATIETIERFYEKADEFEANMPKNHKMIIRNIERQIIATWNNKVMKHLEEHPVTAVEKKPFTPEEFENINPEQYYGTTLIAAVAGVDFTFGVQIGDGSFVAIFEDGEAIMPMEYEEANPANITSSMCNANAASMFESFYVDDKRLIAMFSSTDGLYTSFGSEYDFRDYHVILASQLSSPVLEASVVKNITKRSHFGTEDDISLACVYDVEFAAEKEPLLKEMIDRNKRLAAERKAKLHTANF
- a CDS encoding GGDEF domain-containing protein — translated: MDKKKETKNWIIVIVGIVAYLLCSVLQAMLSRKGAMAAQEAAKKAGEAAKAAVQSGNNPIAGVISQIQVVVTVVLVLFAQKKGFITALVLNSINTLYTLIFQMIIPGSTKAMPGVVVTLISIGIASVIYFYTSKTENMNEELQKSYHEAIEQNRIIEEQGETLKHMAYYDKLTGMPNRESFMENLERQIRNSGDCVMIYIDLDDFRRINDNFGHAIGDELLKQYSEKIKNYCGDKAFAAKIGGDEYGIVLGSGMTNEAIYQYAAGISGIFGDPITMGGNVYTVAASYGVASFPESAMTADDVFRCAETAMFNAKESGKNQLCFYTNRG